The following is a genomic window from Flavobacterium crassostreae.
TGAATAATAATAAAATCAAAGGTAAGCCCCCAACCGCTGCCGCTCAAATCCCGACCGAGATAGCCGTTCTTGTAGCCATTTCCATAAGTTACAGCGCTTTGGTGTTCCATGCCTAGATAGGGCGCCTCTACCAATTTATAACTATCTTCGTAAAAAGGATACGGCCCAAACCAATATTCAAAGGCTTTTAGCATTCTAGAGACATCTTTGAATTGTTTTATGGCTTTGGTCAAATTATCTCTCAAAACATAGTAGTTGCAATCCAAAATCCCTTTTTCGCCTTGGTATTTTTCTGAAAACAAAACATAATCCCCTATGTTTATAGCAACGCCATAATTATTAATCGGATTGGTTACAACCCAAGTATAGGTCTTGGTTGCGTCTTTTAGTTTTTGAACGCTTTGCAAGCGACCGTTAGAAACATTCATTACATCCTCAGGAACATTTACACGTATAGTCATGTTTTCAACTTCATCATACATATGGTCTTTGTTAGGCCACCAAACACTAGCCCCCAGACCTTGACAAGAAGACGCAATAAACGGCTTTCCGTTGGCATCTTTTTTCCAAGTAATTCCGCCATCCCAAGGTGGGTTTACGGCTACTTTTGGTTTTCCGGTATAAAAAACAACTAATTCTCTAATGCTACCAACTTGCTGTAGCGAAGCTAGGTTTACCCAAAAAACATTTCCTTCTCTGGTATACTCCAAAGACACACCATCTTGCGTGATTTTGGTAATTTCCATTGGATACTGCAAATCTATTTGCATTTTGTGGTGTGCCGTTAGTACTTGGTACACTATCGTATTGGAACCAGTGATGGTACTATCTGCAGGATGTACTTTTATATCTAGATGGTACTTTTTTACATCCCACCAAGCACGTTCTTTGGTAATGCTCCCTCTAAGGGTATCTTGCCTGGTAAATGCTACTTGGGATGTTTTTAGTAACCCCTGTGCCAATACAACATTAGCAGTCAAAAAGGCAATCAAAAAGAAGTATCGGTTGTTTTTCATGGATTACAATCTTAAACTATTTTGTTTTTAATGGGTTTGACGCTTTAAAAACACTATAGATTTTCTGCAAATTTAGTCAGCAAATGGACTCCATATGCCGTGGCGTGCTTGCTTTTGGCAAATTCATCATTTCCGTATGCAACTCCTGCAATATCCAAATGAGCCCAAGCAGGGTGTTTTTGAGTAAAATATTCTAAAAACTTTGCTGCTGTAATAGCTCCTGCCATTGGTTTGCCACTATAGTTGCGTACATCTGCAATTTCGCTGGTTATATCTGTATCATAGGCCTCCCACAATGGCAACGGCCACATGCGCTCCCCAATGCTGTCTCCTGCTTGTTGCAGGCTTGCCGAAACTAAAGAATTGTTTGTAAACAAGGCGGCACATTCGTGCCCAAATGTACCTATGCTGCTTCCGGTTAGTGTGGCAATGTCTACCACATAATCCGGATGGAAGTTTTTAATCAAATACGATAATCCATCAGCCAACAGCAATCGGCCTTCAGCATCTGTATCTATAATTTCGATAGAATTACCGCTGTAGCTCTTGATAACATCACTAGGCAAAAAAGACGTGCTACTCACTGCGTTTTCTGCACAAGGCACAACAGCTGTAACGCGTATTGGTACTTGCAAATCTGCAATTAGTTGCATGGCACCAAAAACAGCAGCAGCACCAGCCATATCACTCTTCATGTCTAGCATTCCAGCAGTTTTAATATTCAAGCCACCAGTGTCAAAGGTTACCCCTTTGCCTACAAGTCCTAGGTGTTGGAGGTTTGGAGCTGCTGTTTTGGGAGCATAGGTCATAATGACAAACTGAGGTTCATTTTGACTGCCTTTGCCTACCGCCAGAAAAGCTCCCAATTGTTCTATTTCACAGGCTTCTTTGCCCAAAACTGTAGTACTAAAACCATATTTATTGCCAGTTGCTGTTGCCCATTCTGCTAAATATTTTGGAGTAATCTTATTAGGTGGCAAGTCTACTAGTCGTAGCGTTTCTAATTGTGCACGAGCAATTTTTAGGGCTTTCTCTATACTTGCAGTATATTGGTTTGAAGAGACTATTTCTAATACAAAATCCGATTTCAAAAAAGGATGTGTTTTTTCCTTTTTATAATGACCCAAGCTATAGGTTGCCAAAAACAAACCTAAAATTAGTGCTTCTACTTGGTGATCTACCAATTCTTTAGGCAAAACTAAGGCAATTGTTTTTGCAAAAAAATCTTTCTCTTTGGAGGCAATTCTACGAAAACTATTTTTTAGTGATTTGTATTCCGTTTCTTTACCTAATCCTATAAAAACATACGTGGTACCGTTTTTCTCGGCAAGATAATAGGTGTCTTTTTTACCAAAAAACACTTTAGAAGAGATCTCTAGTCCCTCAAATTGAATCGGAATTAAATTCTGGGCAGTGGTTTCAAATACCGGAACCAAAACGGTTCCTGAAAAATCTTTTAAACTAGCGGTGTGTTTTGTTTTCATGTTTAGTATGTTAAGATATGGGTATATTCCGTTTTTTGTAGGTGTATACCAAAGGTAGACCTAGTGTAATCAAGATAGTAAATATAGCTTATTGCTATTAAACCCAAAACAAAAACCCTGTAATAAATCCAGTAGAACCAAAAACGCCCCAAAAAGCAGCTAACTCTTTGGGGCATCTGGTGTGTGACTGGCATTTAAAAACCAAATAACAGCTTTTTATTTCTGACGGCTTTTTAAAACCGTAACAACATCTTCCAATGTAAATCCTTTGGCTTGAAGCAAAATCAAATAATGAAATAACAAATCTGCACTCTCACTCAAGAACAAATCATCGTTATCATCTTTGGCCTCAATAACTACCTCTACGGCTTCTTCGCCTACTTTTTGAGCAATTTTATTTATTCCTAATTGGAACAAAGAAGCTACATAACTCTTCTCAGAATCTGCATTTTCTCTTCTGGTTTGGATGGTTTGTTCCAAATCAGAGATAAAGCCATAATCCGCTTTGTTTTGGGTTTGCCAGCAGGTGTCCGCACCAGTATGGCATGTTGGTCCAACTGGTTGGGCTTGGATCAATAAGGTATCGCCATCACAATCGTTTTTTATATCCACCAAGTTCAAAAAATTACCACTCTCCTCGCCTTTGGTCCAAAGTCGTTGTTTGGAACGGCTAAAAAAGGTTACTTTTTGTGTGTCTATTGTCTTTTGATACGCCTCTGCATTCATGTACCCTAACATTAAAACTGCTTTTGTTTGGCTGTCTTGTATTATCGCCGGAAGTAATCCGTGTGCACTTTTTGAAAAATCGATATTCATTTTCTGTTTTTTTTTAAGGATTAAAAGATTTCAATAGGGAAAGATTTTCCAATCTAACCTCTTGGCTCTTTTTTTGGGTGTTTTATAATCGCACTGCGATAGTATGGTTTCTTAATTCTTGTTTCAAGGTCTTGATTTCAATTTCTTTAAAATGAAATACACTTGCTGCCAATGCCGCGTCTGCCTTTCCTTCTATAAAAGTATCTACAAAATGCTGCATATTGCCTGCTCCACCCGAAGCGATTATCGGAATATTAATTAAAGTTGCTAATTTGGCCAAAGCGGCATTAGCAAAACCGTTTTTGGTGCCGTCATTGTCCATAGAGGTAAACAAGATTTCTCCTGCTCCTCTTTTGGCTACTTCTACAGCCCAATCAAATAAATTTCGTTCGGTAGGTACTTTTCCGCCAACTAAATGCACCATCCACTGCCCGTCTATTTGTTTGGCATCAATGGCTACTACCACACATTGGCTTCCAAATTTATTGGCCAAATCCGTAATTAACTGTGGGTTTTTGACGGCAGAAGAGTTAATAGAAACTTTATCCGCTCCATTTTGCAATAAGATCTCCACATCTTCTACCGAAGAGATACCACCCCCAACTGTAAACGGAATATTGATCGTAGCGGCTACTTTACGCACCAAATCCACTAAGGTTTTGCGGCGTTCTTCGGTGGCAGATATATCCAAAAAAACCAACTCGTCGGCTCCTTCCTCCGAATATTTTTTGGCTAATTCTACCGGATCACCCGCATCTCGCAAATCTACAAAATTTACGCCTTTTACGGTACGCCCATTTTTTATATCCAAACAGGGGATTATTCTTTTTGTTAACATGTATAGTAAATATTAATTAATACGATCGTTATATAAGCCTTCTGATTTTTTTTAGCAAATAGATTTTGTTGCTTGTAAAAGTTCTGATCAGTTACTACTTAAAATATAACGCTCCAATTGTTTCATCGAAATCCTTGCTTCATAAATCGCTTTTCCAATAATGGTTCCCTCACAACCTAACTCGGCCAATTTAGGCAATTCATCAAAGGTCGAAATACCACCAGAGGCAATTAATTTAATACCTGGAGCTTCTGCCAAAATTTTTGCATACAGATCAAAACTGGGGCCTTCTAGCATACCGTCTTTTGCAATATCGGTACAAATCACGTACTGAATTCCATTGGCTTGATAATCCTGAATAAATGGAACCAAATCTTCCTTAGATTCTTCTAACCATCCTGAAACGGCAACTTTTTCGTTGTTTGCATCCGCACCCAAAATAATTTTATCTGCACCATACTGCGCAATCCATTTTTCAAAAATAGCTCTGTTTTTTACGGCAATACTCCCACCAGTAATTTGGTTGGCACCACTTTCAAAAGCAATTTTTAGATCCGCATCCGATTTTAAGCCGCCACCAAAATCTATTTTCAAGCTGGTTTGAGAAGCAAGTTGTTCTAGTATTTTATAATTAACAATTTTACTTGATTTGGCACCATCTAAGTCCACTAAATGCAAGTATTCCATTCCGTGTGCTTCAAATTCTTTGGCAACTTCAAGCGGGTTTTCGTTGTATATAATTTTGGTGTTGTAATCTCCTTTGGATAAGCGCACACACTTTCCGTCAATGATGTCTATAGCTGGTATTATTCTCATGGTAAACCCCTTACCCCCGAGGGGAAAATTCCTATTAGGGGCAATAGGCTTTTTTAGTTATTTTTAAATTTTCGACTCCTGTGAGTCCTTACTTTGGTGGTTAGAGAGCTAAAAAATTGCTCAGAATTTTTTCTCCCACATCACCACTCTTTTCGGGATGAAATTGAGTTCCGTAAAAATTGTTTTTTTGTAATGCCGAAGCATATTCAACATCATAATTTGTTGTTGCAATAGCTGCAGCACAAGCAGGCGCATAAAAACTATGTACCAAATACATGTACTCCTGCTCTGCAATGCCCTTAAATAAATCCGATTGCAAATTATAAATCGTATTCCAACCCATTTGAGGCACTTTTACTTTATCCGAAAATTTAAGCACATCCACCTCAAATATTCCCAATCCTTTTGTATTTCCCTCTTCGGTTTTAGTACACATCAATTGCATCCCCAAACAAATCCCCAATACAGGCTGGGTCAAGGTAGGGATCAACGTATCCAAACCACTAGCCAAAAGCATTTTCATGGCAGAACTCGCCTCACCCACACCCGGAAAAATCACTTTATCTGCCGCTTTTATCTCGGCTGGATCCTTACTCAAAACCGCCTTATATCCCAATCTTTCCAAAGCAAACATAATACTCTGAATATTTCCTGCTCCGTAGTCTATTATTACTAGTTTCATTGTTTTAGTCTTAATGTTGTAAAGTCAAAAGTCATAAAGCAGGCCATCAATAGCCTCTTTGAGGATATTGGACTTTATAACTCTCGTCTTTATAACTTATTACAGCATTCCTTTAGTTGAAGGCAAAATCATCTTTTCGGTATCGCGTTTTACAGCCACCTTTATCGCTTTGGCAAAAGCCTTAAAAATAGCCTCAATCTTATGGTGTTCATTATCCCCTTCGGCTTTGATGTTGATGTTTGCTTTAGCACCATCCGAAAACGATTTAAAAAAATGCAAAAACATCTCCGTAGGCATTTTTCCTACCATTTCGCGTTTAAATTCGGTTTCCCAAACCAACCAATTTCTACCCCCAAAATCAATAGCCACCTGCGCCAAACAATCGTCCATTGGCAGGCAAAACCCATATCTTTCAATCCCAAGTTTGTTTCCTAACGCTTTTGCAAAAACTTCTCCAAGGGCAATGGCAGTATCTTCAATGGTGTGGTGTTCATCCACTTCTAAATCTCCTCTAACCAAAATCTCCAAATCCATTTGCCCATGACGCGCAATTTGATCTAACATATGATCAAAAAATGCAATCCCGGTTTCAATTTTACTTTTTCCGGTTCCATCCAAGTTCAAGTTAATATAAATATCGGTTTCGTTCGTTTTTCGAGCAATTGTAGCCGATCTAGCCTCGAGTTTCAAAAACTCATAAATAACTTTCCAATCGGTAGATTGCAATGCAATAACCGCATCCAACTCCTCTCTTTTGGAGGCTATTTCAGTACTTCCAGCACCTTCAGACGCATTCATAAACACCGCTTTGGCTCCCAAATTTTTGGCCAACTCTACATCCGTCAAACGGTCACCTAAAACCAAAGAGTTTGCCAAATCATACGCCGGATTGTCTATATATTGAGTCAACATACCTGTTCTAGGCTTGCGAGTAGGCGCATTATCTTCCGGAAAAGAACGGTCCACAAAAACCGCATCAAACAACACCCCTTCGTTTTCAAACGCTTTTAGAATAAAATTTTGCGTCGGCCAGAACGTATCCTCCGGAAAACTAGCCGTACCCAACCCATCCTGATTAGTTACCATCACCAATTCGTAGTCTAATTCTGAGGCAATTTTAGCCAAATACTGAAACGCCTTAGGATAAAATTCTAATTTTTCAAGACTATCCAACTGATAACCATCTGGTTCCAAAACAATCGTTCCATCCCGATCTATAAAAAGTACTTTTTTCATTTATATACATGCTTTTAGCGGCTAGCTTTTGGCCATCAGCTCGTTGTTTTTATTATTTTTAATTACTTATTGCCCATTTAAATAGCATTATTAGGGCGTGTCCCTGCGGGTCGGGCTATACGTTCCCGCTTTTTTTATCTAGACCAAAAAGTCCAGATAAAAAAGAGCTCCACTACTATCCCTCACGCAACAATTGTATAATTTTGAACTGTAAATATATCAATACATTTTATTTATTAACTCAATCAACTTTGTTTCAATTTCAGGTTCTGAATCGGAGTGTCCTCCTTCGACAACATACAACTCACAATTTTTTAATCTTGACTTTAACTCAATTGCAACACTCACAGGGCAAATAGTATCGTCTTTTCCATGAACAATTTTCATTGGAATTGCATCAATCACGTGCAGATTATCCAAAATGTAATTGTCCTTTATAAAACAACCTTTAGATAAATAGTGTGTTTCCATAATTGATAGCGACTCGTAGGGAAATTGATTTAAAATCAAATCAACTTCCTCACTTGTAATTCCCTTTTTAAAAATGGATATTTCATAAAAAGCCCATTCATAAGCAAAATGTTTTTTTTCTTCAGTATTACCATTTTGCATTTTATCTAAATAGTAATCTATAATTGACGAGTTACTTTCTTTAGGTACGTTTTGACTAAATCTTTTCCAAACCTCTGGAAATTCTTTAGCTACACCACCTTCAAGAAAATGTTCTGTAGATTCTTTATCCACAATATATACACCTCGCAACAATAACTCTTTAACCTTGTCTGGAAATTGAATTGCATATATGAGTGCTAATGCGGTACCCCATGATCCTCCAAACATTGTTACTTTGTCAAGATTTAAAAAGTCAAGCAATTTGTTTATGTCTTCAACTAAATGTTGTGTTGTATTTTCTACAATACTCCCAAAAGGCAAACTTCTTGAAGCTCCTCTTTGATCATAAAACACAACTTGTTGTTTCTCAAAATTAAAAAACCTTTTGTCTCTATCTGCGAAACCGGCACCTGGACCACCATGTAAAAACAAAATAGTCTCTCCATTAGGATTGCCACAAACTTCATAATATAACTTATGAATAGCACTTACTTCTAAAAAACCAGATTTTGTAATTTCTTTGAAATCCATGACTAACTTATGCTTTATATTGATTTCAATACTTCCATCAACAGTTTATTTTCTTCAGTAGTTCCAATAGTCAAACGTAAGGTGTTCTCGCAAAGCGGTTGGGTGGTTCTGTTTCTAATAACAATTCCTTTGGCAATTAATTGATTGTATCTTTTTGTGGCATCATCAACTTTTATTAATACAAAATTAGCTTCAGTAGGGTAAATTTTAGAAACAAAAGCTACTTCTTGCACTACCTTAAGCAAATCCTCTCTTTGAATAATAATAGAATCTATCTCAAGTTGTATTTTTTCTGTGTCCGCCAACCGTTCTAATGCCCTTTGTTGGGTCAATTCGTTAACATTGTAGGGTGGTTTTATTTTATTTAAAACCGCAATAATAGCCCCAGAAGCATACCCTATTCCCAAACGAATTCCTGCTAAACCATACGCTTTTGAAAGTGTTTGTGTGATAATCAAATTAGGATATTCGTCTAATTCATTGAGCCAACTTGGTTTATTCGAAAAATCGATATACGCCTCATCAACAACCACTAAACCCTTAAAATTTTGCAATAGCGTAACCACACTTTGGTCTGTAAAAGAGTTTCCGGTTGGATTGTTTGGCGAACACAAAAAAATTATTTTAGTATGCGCATCTACCGCTGCAAGTATGGCATCTACCTCTGGCTGAAAATCTGCAGAAAGTAGTATTTCTCTATTCTCAACAGCGTTAATATTTGCCAAAACCCCATACATACCATAAGTAGGCGGCAAGGTGATTACGTTATCTACTTTGGGCTCACAAAAAGCCCGAAACAATAAATCCAACACCTCATCGCTACCATTACCAAGCAAAACCTGATCTGTTTTTAGGTTTCTTTGTTGGGCCAAAACGGCCTTTACACTATTTTGTTGAGGATCTGGATACCGGTTTACCCCGTTGGGATACGGATTTTCGTTGGCATCCAAAAAAATCATTTGAGCCACATCAAAATCTTTAAACTCATCCCGAGCCGAAGAATACGGCTTCATGGTTTGGACATTCGCCCGAACTAAATTATTTAAATCAAAATTTTTCATTTTCTTATGTTTTTAGAGAAAAAAATTAGAATCCAGAACCAAGAGAAAAAACTTTTATACCACATCTCTTGCTTCTTGCTTCTTGCCTCTTGCTTCTTGCCTCTTGCTTCTTGCTTCTTGCCTCTTTCTTCTTGCTTCTTGCCTCTTGCTTCTTGCCTCTTGCTTCTTGCTTCTTGCTTCTTGCTTCTTGCTTCTTGCCTCTTGCTTCTTGCTTCTTGCTTCTTGCTTCTTGCCTCTTATTCTAAACTCTTCAATCTCAAAGTTACTGCATTTTTGTGCGCTTGCAATCCTTCAGCTTCAGCCATGATTTCGATAGCATTTCCAATGTTCTGAATTCCTTTTTCAGAAATCTTTTGGAAAGTCATGGATTTCATAAAACTATCTAAGTTAACCCCGCTATAATTCTTAGCGTAACCGTTTGTTGGCAAAGTATGATTGGTTCCAGAAGCATAGTCTCCAGCACTCTCTGGGGTATAATTCCCTATAAAAACGGAGCCTGCATTTTCGATTCCGTTGGTATAAAAAGCCTCGTTGGCAGCACATACAATAAAATGCTCTGGGCCATATTCGTTGATTAAATCCAAGGCAATGGTATCGTTTTCGACAAAGATTAATTTGGAGTTGGCTATGGCTTTTTCGGCTATGGCTTTGCGGGGCAATAATTCTAATTGCATTTGAATTTCTTCTTCGACGGCATCCATCATTTTTTTTGAGGTCGAAACCAAGATTACTTGGCTATCCATGCCGTGTTCTGCCTGAGATAATAAATCCGAAGCTACAAAAGCCGGAACCGCAGTAGCATCTGCCATCACTAACAATTCTGAAGGTCCAGCTGGCATATCAATGGCAACTCCAAATTGCGTTGCCAATTGTTTTGCAACGGTAACATATTGGTTTCCTGGTCCAAATATTTTGTATACTTTGGGTATGGTTTGGGTTCCAAAGGTCATCCCTGCAATGGCTTGAATTCCGCCAACTTTTAGTATTTTAGTAACGCCACAGAGTTGTGCCGCATACAAAATTGCCGAGTTAATGGATCCATTTTTGTCCGGAGGAGAGCACAAAACAATCTCTTTGCAACCCGCAATAGTTGCTGGTACTGCTAGCATCAAAACTGTAGAGAACAAGGGTGCGGTACCACCCGGAATGTACAGACCAATTTTTTGGATGGGTCTTTTTTCTTGCCAACATTGCACGCCTGCAACTGTTTCTACTTCTATTTTGGCTGTTTTTTGGGCAACATGAAATTTCTCGATATTGCTTTTTGCCAACTGTATCGCCTCTTTTAATTGGGTTGGGACAGCAGCAACGGCACTTTTAATTTCTTGTTCTGAAACCTCTAAATTTTCAACAAGCACTCCGTCAAAAACCGATGTATATTTTGCTACAGCTTCGTCCCCTTTTTTTTGAACTTCCTTAAAGATTTCTTTTACGGTAAGTTCGATATCGTCAACTGTTTTAGTAGGTCGCTCTAAAATAGCTGCCCATGTATTGGGTTTTGGTTCGTATATTTTGTTCATTTAAATTTGATTTAAAGTTTAGCAGGTCAAAGTTGGTCAAAGCACCATAAATATCCAAATGCTCATTACGGACAACTAACTAGCTAAAACGTAATTACAGTACCATTTTTTCAATTGGACAAATTAAAATCCCTTCGGCTCCAGCCTCTTTTAATTGGTCAATTACTTCCCAAAAAGTATCTTTATCAATTACAGAGTGTACACTACTCCATCCTTCTTGGGCTAACGGCAATACGGTTAGACTACGCAATACTGGCAAAATTTTACCTACTTCTTCAATTTTATCATTGGGTACATTCATCAAGATGTACTTGGATTTTCTGGCTCTTAGTACGGATTCTATCCGGAATTTTAAAGTATCAATTAATTTTTGCACCTCTGGAGTTACCTTTGGTGAAACTGCCAAAACGGCTTCGCTTTTTAATATAATTTCTACTTCTTTCAAATTGTTCTTGAATAGGGTGCTTCCGCTAGAAACAATATCTACAATAGCATCTGCAAGACCAATATTAGGTGCAATTTCTACAGAACCAGATATTTGGTGAATATCTACCGTAACACCAAAAGAGTTAAAATATTCTATAACGGTATTAGGATAAGACGTCGCAATGCGCAATCCGTTTAAATCTTGGATAGAATTGTACTGAAATGTTTTGGGTACTGCTACCGAGACTTTACATTTTGAAAAACCCAGTTTTTGAACCACCTGAATTCCTTTTCCTTTTTCTACCAATAAATTATCGCCTACAATAGCAATATCTACTACGCCATCAATTAAATATTGTGGGATATCTGAGTTTCGCAAATACAAAACCTCTAACGGAAAGTTGGATGCTTCGGCTTTTAATTGGTCTATACCGTTGTTGATAGAAATACCACAGTCTTTTAGAATTTGGATACTGTCTTCGTTTAAACGTCCGGATTTTTGGATGGCAATTTTTAATGTACTCATTTTTCTTGTTGTTTTAGTTTAGATTGCTAAAGTGTCCGAGTACAAAAGTTAGGCAATAAAAAACCCGTTTGATGTACTCAAACGGGTTTTTAAATATGATGACTTACATACATATCATTAACACATCGCTTGAGAGCAATAATGAAAATGATGGTGATGCATTGGTGTTGTAAACATGACTTGTTGTTGTTATTTGATATTGCAAATATAAAAGCTTTTTTGCTTATACACCAACTTTAACTTTAACTTAATGTTGCTATTTTGTTAAAAAAACAAATTGCCATCTGTTTTGTATGCAAAAGCCTCTCTGAAATTCTAAGAGGCTTTTGGATGTTCTTAAAATTACGTTATTGTATTAGTACTTTTAAAACCGATTCTTTTTGGTTGGATTGTACGGTAACCAAATAAAGTCCTTTGGGTTGAGCTTGTAGGTTTATCTTGTGTTCAGAAACCGAAATTTCTGTAAAGCTAGTTGCAAAGATTTGTTGTCCGGCTAAGTTGTATATTTTAACTTGGTAGTCTTTTCCTAATTCCGGGAAGTTTAGATTAAATATTCCTGTTGAAGGACTAGGATATAAAGACACCTCAGAACTATAATTTAAAGAATGGGTCCCCAATATAGAGCCATTTTCTATCAATAAATTGTCTATCCAAATACGGGTACCATAGCCCGAAGTATTTAAAAAACG
Proteins encoded in this region:
- the hisA gene encoding 1-(5-phosphoribosyl)-5-[(5-phosphoribosylamino)methylideneamino]imidazole-4-carboxamide isomerase encodes the protein MRIIPAIDIIDGKCVRLSKGDYNTKIIYNENPLEVAKEFEAHGMEYLHLVDLDGAKSSKIVNYKILEQLASQTSLKIDFGGGLKSDADLKIAFESGANQITGGSIAVKNRAIFEKWIAQYGADKIILGADANNEKVAVSGWLEESKEDLVPFIQDYQANGIQYVICTDIAKDGMLEGPSFDLYAKILAEAPGIKLIASGGISTFDELPKLAELGCEGTIIGKAIYEARISMKQLERYILSSN
- the hisC gene encoding histidinol-phosphate transaminase, whose translation is MKNFDLNNLVRANVQTMKPYSSARDEFKDFDVAQMIFLDANENPYPNGVNRYPDPQQNSVKAVLAQQRNLKTDQVLLGNGSDEVLDLLFRAFCEPKVDNVITLPPTYGMYGVLANINAVENREILLSADFQPEVDAILAAVDAHTKIIFLCSPNNPTGNSFTDQSVVTLLQNFKGLVVVDEAYIDFSNKPSWLNELDEYPNLIITQTLSKAYGLAGIRLGIGYASGAIIAVLNKIKPPYNVNELTQQRALERLADTEKIQLEIDSIIIQREDLLKVVQEVAFVSKIYPTEANFVLIKVDDATKRYNQLIAKGIVIRNRTTQPLCENTLRLTIGTTEENKLLMEVLKSI
- a CDS encoding M1 family metallopeptidase, yielding MKNNRYFFLIAFLTANVVLAQGLLKTSQVAFTRQDTLRGSITKERAWWDVKKYHLDIKVHPADSTITGSNTIVYQVLTAHHKMQIDLQYPMEITKITQDGVSLEYTREGNVFWVNLASLQQVGSIRELVVFYTGKPKVAVNPPWDGGITWKKDANGKPFIASSCQGLGASVWWPNKDHMYDEVENMTIRVNVPEDVMNVSNGRLQSVQKLKDATKTYTWVVTNPINNYGVAINIGDYVLFSEKYQGEKGILDCNYYVLRDNLTKAIKQFKDVSRMLKAFEYWFGPYPFYEDSYKLVEAPYLGMEHQSAVTYGNGYKNGYLGRDLSGSGWGLTFDFIIIHESGHEWFANSITYKDIADMWIHESFTNYSESLFVEYHYGKEAGYQYVRGLRKNIANDKPIIGQLNVNHEGSGDMYFKGANMLHTIRQLVNNDQKWRTILRGLNRSFYHQTVTSKQIEDYISTAAAIDLTPVFDQYLRGIKIPVLEYFWKQNQLNYRWSNCVTNFNMPVKITLQDQEKWLYPTTNWNKVAHSTQNFKLQIDSNFYIKGHEITE
- a CDS encoding leucyl aminopeptidase family protein — translated: MKTKHTASLKDFSGTVLVPVFETTAQNLIPIQFEGLEISSKVFFGKKDTYYLAEKNGTTYVFIGLGKETEYKSLKNSFRRIASKEKDFFAKTIALVLPKELVDHQVEALILGLFLATYSLGHYKKEKTHPFLKSDFVLEIVSSNQYTASIEKALKIARAQLETLRLVDLPPNKITPKYLAEWATATGNKYGFSTTVLGKEACEIEQLGAFLAVGKGSQNEPQFVIMTYAPKTAAPNLQHLGLVGKGVTFDTGGLNIKTAGMLDMKSDMAGAAAVFGAMQLIADLQVPIRVTAVVPCAENAVSSTSFLPSDVIKSYSGNSIEIIDTDAEGRLLLADGLSYLIKNFHPDYVVDIATLTGSSIGTFGHECAALFTNNSLVSASLQQAGDSIGERMWPLPLWEAYDTDITSEIADVRNYSGKPMAGAITAAKFLEYFTQKHPAWAHLDIAGVAYGNDEFAKSKHATAYGVHLLTKFAENL
- the hisF gene encoding imidazole glycerol phosphate synthase subunit HisF, with protein sequence MLTKRIIPCLDIKNGRTVKGVNFVDLRDAGDPVELAKKYSEEGADELVFLDISATEERRKTLVDLVRKVAATINIPFTVGGGISSVEDVEILLQNGADKVSINSSAVKNPQLITDLANKFGSQCVVVAIDAKQIDGQWMVHLVGGKVPTERNLFDWAVEVAKRGAGEILFTSMDNDGTKNGFANAALAKLATLINIPIIASGGAGNMQHFVDTFIEGKADAALAASVFHFKEIEIKTLKQELRNHTIAVRL
- the hisB gene encoding bifunctional histidinol-phosphatase/imidazoleglycerol-phosphate dehydratase HisB, translated to MKKVLFIDRDGTIVLEPDGYQLDSLEKLEFYPKAFQYLAKIASELDYELVMVTNQDGLGTASFPEDTFWPTQNFILKAFENEGVLFDAVFVDRSFPEDNAPTRKPRTGMLTQYIDNPAYDLANSLVLGDRLTDVELAKNLGAKAVFMNASEGAGSTEIASKREELDAVIALQSTDWKVIYEFLKLEARSATIARKTNETDIYINLNLDGTGKSKIETGIAFFDHMLDQIARHGQMDLEILVRGDLEVDEHHTIEDTAIALGEVFAKALGNKLGIERYGFCLPMDDCLAQVAIDFGGRNWLVWETEFKREMVGKMPTEMFLHFFKSFSDGAKANINIKAEGDNEHHKIEAIFKAFAKAIKVAVKRDTEKMILPSTKGML
- the pip gene encoding prolyl aminopeptidase produces the protein MDFKEITKSGFLEVSAIHKLYYEVCGNPNGETILFLHGGPGAGFADRDKRFFNFEKQQVVFYDQRGASRSLPFGSIVENTTQHLVEDINKLLDFLNLDKVTMFGGSWGTALALIYAIQFPDKVKELLLRGVYIVDKESTEHFLEGGVAKEFPEVWKRFSQNVPKESNSSIIDYYLDKMQNGNTEEKKHFAYEWAFYEISIFKKGITSEEVDLILNQFPYESLSIMETHYLSKGCFIKDNYILDNLHVIDAIPMKIVHGKDDTICPVSVAIELKSRLKNCELYVVEGGHSDSEPEIETKLIELINKMY
- the hisH gene encoding imidazole glycerol phosphate synthase subunit HisH, with the translated sequence MKLVIIDYGAGNIQSIMFALERLGYKAVLSKDPAEIKAADKVIFPGVGEASSAMKMLLASGLDTLIPTLTQPVLGICLGMQLMCTKTEEGNTKGLGIFEVDVLKFSDKVKVPQMGWNTIYNLQSDLFKGIAEQEYMYLVHSFYAPACAAAIATTNYDVEYASALQKNNFYGTQFHPEKSGDVGEKILSNFLAL
- the hisIE gene encoding bifunctional phosphoribosyl-AMP cyclohydrolase/phosphoribosyl-ATP diphosphatase HisIE, whose product is MNIDFSKSAHGLLPAIIQDSQTKAVLMLGYMNAEAYQKTIDTQKVTFFSRSKQRLWTKGEESGNFLNLVDIKNDCDGDTLLIQAQPVGPTCHTGADTCWQTQNKADYGFISDLEQTIQTRRENADSEKSYVASLFQLGINKIAQKVGEEAVEVVIEAKDDNDDLFLSESADLLFHYLILLQAKGFTLEDVVTVLKSRQK